Proteins encoded within one genomic window of Roseiconus lacunae:
- a CDS encoding amidase domain-containing protein has protein sequence MDRFTCLLPVALITFVLADNSLAADPILVPASGPAEGKLKYDADKALAYYKKFCKQGNDCPDGEFMPPKGTDCTHFICHGLKEGGVMVDSTEVECQSKCCIRVKELAAAFYNATKKYSNVKQVKIADAKAGDFIFRVSLFGSKNHVMMLNGQPDKKGAKIFGHANNRCGEYVEFDVNDCKAYRISDL, from the coding sequence ATGGACAGGTTCACTTGTTTGCTGCCAGTGGCTTTGATTACTTTCGTGCTTGCGGATAACTCGTTAGCCGCGGATCCGATCCTTGTACCCGCTTCCGGTCCGGCGGAGGGCAAGCTCAAGTACGATGCGGACAAGGCACTTGCCTATTACAAGAAGTTCTGCAAGCAAGGCAATGATTGCCCAGATGGTGAATTCATGCCACCGAAAGGGACGGACTGTACTCATTTCATTTGCCATGGCCTGAAAGAAGGCGGCGTGATGGTCGACAGCACTGAAGTTGAATGCCAATCGAAATGTTGTATTCGAGTGAAAGAGCTAGCAGCTGCGTTTTACAACGCAACAAAAAAGTACTCTAACGTAAAGCAAGTCAAGATTGCGGATGCGAAAGCAGGTGATTTCATTTTTCGCGTAAGCCTGTTCGGGAGCAAGAACCACGTGATGATGCTCAATGGACAACCAGATAAGAAAGGAGCCAAGATATTTGGGCACGCCAACAATCGTTGCGGTGAATACGTTGAGTTCGATGTAAACGATTGCAAGGCGTATCGAATAAGCGATCTGTAG
- a CDS encoding recombinase zinc beta ribbon domain-containing protein has translation MSAQRAGRRALCTIKNFFEESPDFCRHFRQLIANWRPRSEFSCSSHHRRYTRGCTKQWTTKKGTTRGGLPYDKNRIYQMLTNVTYIGKLTYKDEIHEGQHQAIVDPEVFKEVGESLRKNGRIGMIRASTSFDGMLRGILRCAKCNRAMRHTSSGRGTKRYRYYVCGKAEKQGYESCPSPSIPARQIEGFVVDELRVFASDDQLIRDIYERCYEQNREDIDSQKREADSIAKFLKEDHAEMTHLVATAASPDLIEATQARIDKSETRLKELREAIDNHRSIRVSHASIRKTLGELDKAWDTIPPRERCRLMELLIERIDYDGVEGTLDITFQPAGLASLGQDGNFARHITETLN, from the coding sequence ATGTCCGCGCAAAGAGCTGGCAGGAGAGCGCTCTGTACCATAAAGAACTTCTTTGAAGAATCCCCGGATTTTTGCCGTCACTTCAGGCAGTTAATTGCGAATTGGCGACCGCGAAGCGAGTTCTCTTGTTCAAGTCACCACCGACGTTACACTCGGGGATGTACCAAGCAGTGGACGACCAAGAAGGGCACGACACGCGGTGGTCTGCCGTATGACAAGAACCGCATCTACCAGATGCTGACCAATGTCACCTACATCGGCAAGCTGACGTACAAGGACGAGATCCATGAAGGCCAGCATCAGGCCATCGTCGATCCTGAGGTCTTCAAAGAAGTCGGAGAGTCGCTGCGAAAAAATGGTCGCATCGGAATGATACGAGCTTCCACCAGCTTCGACGGAATGCTGCGAGGCATCCTTCGGTGTGCAAAATGCAATCGAGCCATGCGGCACACTTCTTCTGGCCGCGGCACGAAACGGTATCGTTACTACGTTTGCGGCAAAGCCGAAAAACAAGGCTATGAATCTTGTCCATCGCCTTCGATTCCCGCAAGGCAAATTGAGGGGTTTGTCGTCGACGAACTCCGCGTGTTCGCAAGTGACGACCAGCTCATCCGTGACATCTACGAACGCTGTTATGAGCAGAACCGCGAGGACATCGATTCGCAAAAACGTGAAGCCGATTCGATCGCGAAGTTTCTCAAAGAGGACCACGCCGAGATGACTCACCTTGTCGCAACGGCCGCTAGCCCTGACTTGATTGAAGCTACGCAAGCACGCATTGATAAAAGCGAAACACGATTGAAAGAGCTACGTGAAGCAATTGACAACCATCGGTCGATTCGCGTCAGCCACGCATCGATCCGCAAGACCCTCGGTGAACTGGATAAAGCCTGGGACACGATCCCACCGCGAGAACGTTGCCGACTGATGGAATTGTTGATCGAACGGATCGACTACGACGGCGTTGAGGGCACGCTTGATATCACCTTCCAGCCCGCCGGACTCGCGTCACTCGGCCAGGACGGCAACTTTGCCCGACACATTACGGAGACATTGAATTGA